From a single Micromonospora carbonacea genomic region:
- a CDS encoding 5'-3' exonuclease, whose amino-acid sequence MAHRSPILLIDAPSLYFRAYFGVPESAARAADGSPVNAVRGFLDMLATLVRTRRPDRLVCALDHDWRPDWRVALLPSYKAHRVAAEGGEEVPDTLGPQVPVILDVLAAIGITAVGAAGYEADDVLGTLSVTQPAPAEVVSGDRDLFQLVDDARGVRLLYVGRGVAKLEDCDDAAVRARYGVPADRYADFAALRGDPSDGLPGVPGVGEKTAARLVDRYGGVAGILAALDDPDAGFAPGLRARLDAARGYLAVAPTVVRVALDVPLPELPTALPQAPADPDRLLALAERWNLAGSCRRLVDALATRD is encoded by the coding sequence GTGGCACACCGATCCCCGATCCTGCTGATCGACGCTCCCAGCCTCTACTTCCGGGCCTACTTCGGCGTCCCCGAGTCCGCCGCGCGGGCCGCCGACGGCAGCCCCGTCAACGCGGTGCGCGGATTCCTCGACATGCTCGCCACACTGGTGCGCACCCGCCGCCCCGACCGGCTGGTCTGCGCCCTGGACCACGACTGGCGTCCCGACTGGCGGGTGGCGCTCCTGCCGTCGTACAAGGCGCACCGGGTGGCCGCGGAGGGGGGCGAGGAGGTGCCCGACACCCTCGGCCCGCAGGTGCCGGTGATCCTGGACGTGCTGGCCGCGATCGGCATCACGGCGGTCGGGGCCGCCGGCTACGAGGCCGACGACGTGCTGGGCACGCTGTCGGTGACCCAGCCCGCACCGGCGGAGGTGGTCTCCGGCGACCGGGACCTGTTCCAACTCGTCGACGACGCGCGCGGGGTGCGGCTGCTCTACGTCGGGCGGGGCGTGGCGAAGCTGGAGGACTGCGACGACGCGGCGGTGCGCGCCCGCTACGGGGTGCCCGCCGACCGGTACGCCGACTTCGCGGCCCTGCGCGGCGACCCCAGCGACGGGCTGCCCGGCGTGCCGGGCGTCGGCGAGAAGACCGCGGCCCGGCTGGTCGACCGCTACGGCGGCGTCGCCGGCATCCTCGCCGCGCTCGACGACCCCGACGCCGGGTTCGCCCCCGGCCTACGGGCCCGGCTGGACGCCGCCCGCGGCTACCTGGCCGTCGCGCCGACGGTGGTGCGGGTGGCGCTGGACGTGCCGCTGCCGGAGCTGCCCACGGCGCTGCCGCAGGCCCCGGCCGACCCGGACCGGCTGCTGGCGCTGGCCGAGCGCTGGAACCTGGCCGGCTCCTGCCGCCGCCTCGTCGACGCCCTCGCCACCCGCGACTGA
- a CDS encoding MHYT domain-containing protein: MAEINHFEYGWITPALSYALSVLGSFLGLVCAGRIRAAATTGQRVWWGTLAAWAIGGTAIWSMHFMAMLGFAVEGTRIRYDVPVTVASALIAVVAVGIGLAIVGTGRVSALRIGIGGGLTGAGVVAMHYTGMAAMRLGGFLGYDGVRVALSVAIAVVAATVALWLAVTVRRALAVAASALVMGVAVNGMHFTGMSALSVHLHEQQGEITGAGFSTLLVPIVLAVILVVVGLVYALLAAPTEEDRAGAAYLDARRADPAGASVPDPQPAPDPVGLRARGTRARPGSTFPTRRVDPPR, translated from the coding sequence GTGGCGGAGATCAATCACTTTGAGTACGGCTGGATCACGCCGGCGCTCAGCTACGCGCTGTCGGTGCTGGGCTCGTTCCTCGGTCTGGTCTGCGCGGGCCGCATCCGGGCCGCCGCCACCACCGGCCAACGCGTGTGGTGGGGCACCCTCGCCGCCTGGGCGATCGGCGGCACCGCGATCTGGAGCATGCACTTCATGGCGATGCTCGGCTTCGCCGTCGAGGGCACCCGGATCCGCTACGACGTGCCGGTCACCGTGGCGAGCGCCCTCATCGCCGTGGTCGCGGTCGGCATCGGCCTGGCCATCGTCGGCACCGGCCGGGTCTCCGCGCTGCGCATCGGCATCGGGGGCGGGCTGACCGGGGCCGGGGTCGTCGCCATGCACTACACCGGGATGGCGGCGATGCGGCTCGGTGGTTTCCTCGGCTACGACGGCGTGCGGGTCGCCCTGTCGGTGGCGATCGCCGTGGTCGCGGCGACCGTGGCGCTGTGGCTGGCCGTCACCGTGCGCCGCGCCCTGGCCGTCGCCGCCTCCGCGCTGGTGATGGGCGTCGCCGTCAACGGCATGCACTTCACCGGCATGAGTGCCCTGTCGGTGCACCTGCACGAGCAGCAGGGTGAGATCACCGGCGCCGGTTTCAGCACCCTGCTGGTGCCCATCGTCCTCGCGGTGATCCTCGTGGTGGTGGGGCTGGTCTACGCCCTGCTCGCGGCCCCCACCGAGGAGGACCGGGCCGGCGCCGCCTACCTCGACGCGCGCCGGGCCGACCCGGCCGGGGCGAGCGTGCCGGATCCGCAGCCGGCCCCGGACCCGGTCGGGCTGCGCGCCCGCGGCACCCGGGCCCGGCCCGGCAGCACGTTCCCGACCCGCCGCGTCGACCCGCCGCGCTGA
- a CDS encoding histidine phosphatase family protein, with translation MGEIVLVRHGETEWSASRRHTSYTDLELTADGEREARALATPLAGRRFALVLASPRRRALRTAELAGLAVTAADEDLAEWNYGRYEGVTTADIHTGRPGWNIWTDGCPAGESPAEVGARLDRVLARAAAALADGDVALVGHAHSLRVLGARWIGLPPSGGGLLRLDTATVSVLGHEHGRRVILRWNQPPPPPPGTAPGSTAPR, from the coding sequence ATGGGAGAGATCGTCCTCGTCCGCCACGGCGAGACCGAGTGGAGCGCCAGCCGCCGGCACACCTCGTACACCGACCTGGAGCTCACCGCCGACGGCGAGCGGGAGGCCCGCGCGCTCGCCACCCCCCTCGCCGGCCGGCGGTTCGCCCTGGTGCTGGCCAGCCCGCGCCGCCGGGCGCTGCGCACCGCCGAACTGGCCGGGCTCGCCGTCACGGCGGCCGACGAGGACCTGGCCGAGTGGAACTACGGCCGGTACGAGGGCGTCACCACCGCCGACATCCACACCGGCCGCCCAGGGTGGAACATCTGGACCGACGGCTGCCCCGCCGGGGAGTCACCGGCCGAGGTGGGCGCGCGGCTCGACCGGGTGCTGGCCCGCGCCGCCGCCGCGCTCGCCGACGGCGACGTCGCCCTGGTCGGCCACGCGCACAGCCTGCGGGTGCTGGGCGCCCGGTGGATCGGCCTCCCGCCGTCCGGCGGCGGGCTGCTGCGGCTGGACACCGCCACGGTCAGCGTCCTCGGCCACGAGCACGGCCGGCGGGTCATCCTGCGGTGGAACCAGCCGCCTCCCCCACCGCCCGGGACCGCACCCGGGTCGACGGCTCCCCGCTGA
- a CDS encoding peptidoglycan DD-metalloendopeptidase family protein — translation MDHENPSGCCGGPSAPPQAGLSRRTLLRGAALTTGALTVGVVALPGAAHAAPAIYNPFAGYPITGTWEEHLARGSLGGIDFGMGVGTNLPACGAGTIQNIPNNGTGGHTVTIHHSDGYRSQYLHLSQFLLSDGTAVAAGTVVGRSGGAAGAPGSGNSTGPHLHWHMINPSGVRINPLTYVGQNPGGGLPKTTTEQDGIPGPICYKRMQNWLRITSGYLGPIDGVPGVNTYAALQRAMRGYGYTGPIDGVPGVNTWKAVQRLASGWGYTGPVDGVMGPNSWRGFARFLNQDQWD, via the coding sequence ATGGATCACGAGAACCCGTCCGGCTGTTGCGGCGGCCCGTCCGCGCCGCCGCAGGCCGGGCTCAGCCGCCGTACGCTGCTGCGGGGCGCGGCGCTGACCACCGGCGCCCTCACCGTCGGCGTCGTCGCCCTGCCCGGGGCGGCCCACGCGGCGCCCGCCATCTACAACCCGTTCGCCGGCTACCCGATCACCGGCACCTGGGAGGAGCACCTCGCCAGGGGCTCGCTCGGCGGCATCGACTTCGGGATGGGCGTCGGCACGAACCTGCCGGCCTGCGGCGCCGGGACGATCCAGAACATCCCGAACAACGGCACGGGCGGGCACACCGTGACCATCCACCACTCCGACGGCTACCGCAGCCAGTACCTGCACCTGTCGCAGTTCCTGCTGTCCGACGGCACCGCCGTCGCCGCCGGGACGGTGGTGGGGCGTTCCGGGGGCGCCGCCGGTGCCCCCGGTTCCGGCAACTCCACCGGCCCGCACCTGCACTGGCACATGATCAACCCGAGCGGGGTGCGGATCAACCCGTTGACCTACGTCGGCCAGAACCCGGGCGGCGGCCTGCCCAAGACGACCACCGAGCAGGACGGCATCCCGGGGCCCATCTGCTACAAGCGGATGCAGAACTGGCTGCGGATCACGTCGGGCTACCTGGGCCCGATCGACGGCGTGCCGGGGGTGAACACCTACGCCGCCCTGCAACGGGCCATGCGCGGCTACGGCTACACCGGGCCGATCGACGGCGTGCCCGGGGTGAACACCTGGAAGGCCGTGCAACGGCTCGCCTCCGGCTGGGGCTACACCGGCCCGGTCGACGGGGTGATGGGCCCCAACTCCTGGCGCGGCTTCGCCCGCTTCCTCAACCAGGACCAGTGGGACTGA
- a CDS encoding acyl-CoA dehydrogenase family protein, with protein sequence MTVDRILPTDEAHDLLDLATELADRELAPRAAAFESRAEFPREVLRTLGRAGLLGLPYAEEHGGAAQPYEVYLQVLEVLASRWLAVAEAVSVHTLSCYPLAQFGTDAQRKLLPDMIGGELLGAYCLSEPQGGSDAAALTTRAVRDGEAYVVTGTKAWITHAQVADFYNIFCRTGGPGPKGISCLLADRDTPGIVPQAAERTMGLHASPVAQVALDDARVPADRLIGGEGTGFTIAMSALDSGRLGIAACAVGLAQAALDHAVGYARERRQFGRAIVDFQGLGFILADHATQISAARALTLAAARLRDAGRPYSIEAAKAKLFATDVAMRVTIDAVQVLGGAGYVADHPVERYLREAKVLQIVEGTNQIQRLVISRALARG encoded by the coding sequence ATGACCGTCGACCGGATCCTGCCCACCGACGAGGCCCACGACCTGCTCGACCTCGCCACCGAGCTCGCCGACCGGGAGCTCGCCCCCCGCGCCGCCGCGTTCGAGTCCCGCGCCGAGTTCCCCCGGGAGGTGCTGCGCACCCTCGGCCGCGCCGGCCTGCTCGGCCTGCCCTACGCCGAGGAGCACGGCGGGGCCGCCCAGCCCTACGAGGTGTACCTGCAGGTGCTGGAAGTGCTTGCCAGCCGCTGGCTCGCCGTCGCCGAGGCGGTCAGCGTGCACACCCTGTCCTGCTACCCCCTGGCCCAGTTCGGCACGGACGCCCAGCGCAAGCTGCTGCCCGACATGATCGGCGGGGAGCTGCTCGGCGCGTACTGCCTGTCGGAGCCGCAGGGCGGCTCGGACGCGGCGGCGCTGACCACGAGGGCCGTGCGCGACGGCGAGGCGTACGTGGTCACCGGCACCAAGGCGTGGATCACCCACGCGCAGGTGGCCGACTTCTACAACATCTTCTGCCGCACCGGCGGGCCCGGCCCGAAGGGCATCTCCTGCCTGCTCGCCGACCGCGACACCCCCGGCATCGTGCCGCAGGCCGCCGAGCGGACCATGGGCCTGCACGCCTCCCCGGTGGCGCAGGTCGCCCTCGACGACGCCCGCGTGCCCGCCGACCGCCTCATCGGCGGGGAGGGCACCGGCTTCACCATCGCCATGTCCGCCCTGGACTCCGGCCGCCTCGGCATCGCCGCCTGCGCCGTCGGCCTGGCCCAGGCCGCCCTCGACCACGCGGTCGGCTACGCCCGTGAGCGTCGGCAGTTCGGGCGGGCGATCGTCGACTTCCAGGGCCTCGGGTTCATCCTGGCCGACCACGCCACCCAGATCTCCGCCGCCCGCGCGCTCACGCTGGCCGCCGCGCGGCTGCGCGACGCCGGCCGGCCGTACTCGATCGAGGCGGCGAAGGCGAAGCTGTTCGCCACGGACGTGGCGATGCGGGTGACCATCGACGCGGTGCAGGTGCTCGGCGGGGCCGGCTACGTCGCCGACCATCCCGTCGAGCGCTACCTGCGGGAGGCGAAGGTGCTCCAGATCGTCGAGGGCACCAACCAGATCCAGCGCCTGGTGATCTCCCGCGCCCTGGCCAGGGGCTGA
- a CDS encoding CsbD family protein yields the protein MSFTDKAKNKAQELAGAAKERVGDMTDNERLRAEGATEQSDARARQAGEHVKDAGRDVRDAFTK from the coding sequence ATGAGCTTCACCGACAAGGCGAAGAACAAGGCACAGGAGCTGGCCGGCGCCGCCAAGGAGCGCGTCGGCGACATGACGGACAACGAGCGCCTGCGCGCCGAGGGCGCCACCGAGCAGAGCGACGCGCGGGCCCGTCAGGCGGGCGAGCACGTCAAGGACGCCGGCCGGGACGTGCGCGACGCGTTCACCAAGTGA
- a CDS encoding DEAD/DEAH box helicase, producing MSSPAERYAAARRRAAQASQFPALDEFTLDLGFDLDDFQREACQALERGSGVLVCAPTGAGKTVVGEFAVHLALRGTPVRPAAADGDGPPPARRKCFYTTPIKALSNQKYHDLVDRYGVEHVGLLTGDNAINGDAPVVVMTTEVLRNMLYAGSATLEGLAYVVMDEVHYLADRFRGGVWEEVIIHLPASVTLVSLSATVSNAEEFADWLVTVRGETAVVVSEHRPVPLWQHMLVGKRMFDLFHDADAARKHDVHPELLRYTRETVRRLELGEGRSAGPGGGRRGPRWRGPLRPDIVDRLDREGLLPAILFIFSRAGCAAAVQQCLAAGLRLTNPEERAEIRRVVESRVTAIPGEDLTVLGYWEWLDGLERGLAAHHAGMLPVFKEVVEELFVRGLVKAVFATETLALGINMPARCVVLERLVKFNGEAHVDLTPGEYTQLTGRAGRRGIDVEGHAVVVWSPETDPRHVAGLASTRTYPLRSSFRPSYNMAVNLVGTVGAEPARALLESSFAQFQADRSVVGLARQVQRNTETIDAYGAEAACHHGDFDEYFALRVAIADRERAIARQGQHQRKAAAVASLERLRVGDVIRVPSGRRAGLAVVLDPATGGFGEPRPLVLTQDRWAGRVSPGDFTTPAEVLARIRVPKHFNHRSPAARRDLAAEVSGTGLDRHGGRRGGRSRQGAGEDHALSQLRTELRRHPCHACPDREEHARWAERRRRLERDTEELRQRVAGRTGSLARTFDRIVALLTARGYLSADGAVTDAGRMLGRIWTEADLLVAECLRQGVWDGLSPAELAAAVSVVVFEARRDADERASLPRGPVADAVDETLHLWSGIEADEAARGLAVTREPDLGFAWPIYRWARGEALAKVLASGHQLDGEMPAGDFVRWARQVVDLLGQVADSGGASTELRATARQAIAAVNRGVLAYHATA from the coding sequence ATGTCGAGCCCCGCCGAGCGGTACGCCGCGGCGCGCCGCCGGGCCGCGCAGGCCTCACAGTTCCCGGCGCTGGACGAGTTCACCCTTGACCTGGGGTTCGATCTCGACGACTTCCAGCGGGAGGCGTGCCAGGCCCTGGAACGGGGCAGCGGCGTGCTGGTCTGCGCCCCCACCGGCGCCGGCAAGACCGTGGTCGGCGAGTTCGCCGTACACCTGGCCCTGCGCGGCACGCCCGTGCGGCCGGCGGCGGCCGACGGCGACGGCCCGCCGCCCGCCCGGCGCAAGTGCTTCTACACCACGCCGATCAAGGCGCTGTCCAACCAGAAGTACCACGACCTGGTCGACCGCTACGGCGTCGAGCACGTCGGCCTGCTCACCGGCGACAACGCGATCAACGGCGACGCCCCGGTGGTCGTGATGACCACCGAGGTGCTGCGCAACATGCTCTACGCCGGCTCGGCCACCCTCGAGGGCCTGGCCTACGTGGTCATGGACGAGGTGCACTACCTCGCCGACCGGTTCCGCGGCGGGGTCTGGGAAGAGGTGATCATCCACCTGCCCGCCTCGGTGACCCTGGTCTCGCTGTCGGCGACCGTCTCCAACGCCGAGGAGTTCGCCGACTGGCTGGTCACCGTGCGCGGCGAGACCGCCGTGGTGGTCAGCGAGCACCGCCCGGTGCCGCTGTGGCAGCACATGCTCGTCGGCAAGCGGATGTTCGACCTCTTCCACGACGCCGACGCCGCCCGCAAGCACGACGTGCACCCGGAGCTGCTGCGCTACACCCGCGAGACGGTGCGCCGCCTGGAGCTGGGGGAGGGGCGCAGCGCCGGGCCGGGCGGCGGCCGGCGCGGGCCGCGCTGGCGGGGCCCGCTGCGCCCGGACATCGTGGACCGGCTCGACCGGGAGGGGCTGCTGCCGGCGATCCTGTTCATCTTCAGCCGCGCCGGCTGCGCCGCCGCCGTGCAGCAGTGCCTCGCCGCCGGCCTGCGGCTCACCAACCCGGAGGAGCGCGCCGAGATCCGCCGGGTCGTCGAGTCGCGGGTCACCGCCATCCCCGGCGAGGACCTGACGGTGCTCGGCTACTGGGAGTGGCTCGACGGCCTGGAGCGCGGCCTGGCCGCCCACCACGCCGGCATGCTGCCGGTGTTCAAGGAGGTCGTCGAGGAGCTGTTCGTCCGGGGCCTGGTCAAGGCGGTCTTCGCCACCGAGACCCTGGCGCTGGGCATCAACATGCCGGCCCGCTGCGTCGTCCTCGAACGCCTCGTGAAGTTCAACGGCGAGGCCCACGTCGACCTCACCCCGGGCGAATACACCCAGCTCACCGGGCGCGCCGGCCGCCGGGGCATCGACGTCGAGGGGCACGCCGTCGTGGTCTGGTCGCCCGAGACCGACCCCCGGCACGTGGCGGGCCTGGCCTCCACCCGCACCTACCCGCTGCGGTCCAGCTTCCGCCCGTCCTACAACATGGCCGTCAACCTGGTCGGCACGGTCGGCGCGGAGCCCGCCCGCGCGCTGCTGGAGAGCTCGTTCGCCCAGTTCCAGGCCGACCGGTCGGTGGTCGGCCTGGCCCGGCAGGTGCAGCGCAACACCGAGACCATCGACGCGTACGGCGCGGAGGCCGCCTGCCACCACGGCGACTTCGACGAGTACTTCGCCCTGCGGGTGGCCATCGCCGACCGGGAGCGCGCCATCGCCCGGCAGGGCCAGCACCAGCGCAAGGCCGCCGCCGTGGCGTCGCTGGAGCGGCTGCGCGTCGGCGACGTGATCCGGGTGCCGTCCGGCCGGCGCGCCGGCCTCGCGGTGGTGCTCGACCCGGCCACCGGCGGGTTCGGCGAGCCCCGTCCGCTCGTGCTCACCCAGGACCGGTGGGCCGGGCGGGTCAGCCCCGGCGACTTCACCACCCCGGCGGAGGTGCTCGCCCGCATCCGGGTGCCCAAGCACTTCAACCACCGTTCCCCGGCGGCCCGTCGCGACCTCGCCGCCGAGGTCAGCGGCACCGGCCTGGACCGGCACGGCGGCCGGCGGGGCGGCCGGTCCCGGCAGGGCGCGGGCGAGGACCACGCGCTCAGCCAGCTCCGCACCGAGCTGCGCCGGCACCCCTGCCACGCCTGCCCCGACCGGGAGGAGCACGCCCGCTGGGCCGAGCGGCGCCGCCGCCTCGAACGCGACACCGAGGAGCTGCGCCAGCGGGTCGCCGGCCGCACCGGCTCCCTGGCCCGCACGTTCGACCGGATCGTCGCGCTGCTCACCGCCCGCGGCTACCTGTCGGCCGATGGGGCCGTGACCGACGCCGGGCGGATGCTCGGCCGGATCTGGACCGAGGCCGACCTGCTGGTCGCCGAGTGCCTGCGCCAGGGCGTCTGGGACGGGCTCTCCCCGGCGGAGCTGGCCGCCGCCGTGTCGGTGGTGGTGTTCGAGGCCCGCCGGGACGCCGACGAGCGGGCGTCGCTGCCGCGCGGCCCCGTCGCGGACGCGGTGGACGAGACGCTGCACCTGTGGAGCGGCATCGAGGCCGACGAGGCCGCCCGTGGCCTCGCGGTGACCCGCGAGCCCGACCTCGGCTTCGCCTGGCCGATCTACCGTTGGGCCCGGGGCGAGGCCCTGGCCAAGGTGCTCGCCAGCGGGCACCAGCTCGACGGCGAGATGCCGGCCGGCGACTTCGTCCGCTGGGCCCGCCAGGTCGTCGACCTGCTCGGTCAGGTCGCCGACTCCGGCGGCGCCTCCACCGAGCTGCGCGCCACGGCCCGGCAGGCCATCGCCGCCGTCAACCGGGGCGTCCTCGCCTACCACGCCACCGCCTGA
- a CDS encoding CPBP family intramembrane glutamic endopeptidase → MAGPVRDQRVAVGGAADAPGSGGAQRPGEEGGWRGFAQEQLQARHGPVRAALLTAVGWAVWHAPLFVILATFRGFRPAVLPGFFLGMVAGAVVLAFVYNAAGGGVAAAACWHVAYNLSSASAAASGTVAAVSTAVVMLWAVALLVMAWRAARRGAPWPLLAGRRRAGSEPLTLVS, encoded by the coding sequence GTGGCGGGACCTGTTCGTGATCAGCGGGTTGCCGTCGGCGGCGCTGCCGATGCTCCTGGGTCTGGTGGTGCTCAACGGCCTGGGGAGGAGGGCGGTTGGCGCGGCTTCGCCCAGGAGCAGCTCCAGGCCCGCCACGGGCCGGTCCGGGCGGCGCTGCTCACCGCCGTCGGGTGGGCGGTCTGGCACGCGCCGTTGTTCGTCATCCTGGCCACCTTCCGTGGCTTCCGCCCCGCCGTGCTGCCCGGCTTCTTCCTCGGCATGGTCGCCGGCGCGGTGGTCCTGGCCTTCGTCTACAACGCCGCCGGCGGGGGCGTCGCCGCCGCGGCCTGCTGGCATGTGGCCTACAACCTGTCCTCGGCATCGGCCGCCGCGTCGGGAACCGTCGCCGCCGTCTCCACCGCCGTGGTCATGCTGTGGGCGGTGGCCCTGCTGGTCATGGCCTGGCGTGCCGCCCGCCGCGGCGCGCCGTGGCCGTTGCTCGCCGGAAGGCGTCGGGCCGGATCCGAACCTCTGACCCTAGTATCCTAG
- a CDS encoding HAD family hydrolase produces the protein MFDFHGTLAQVEEPHDWVLAAARACGVALERVRATALADRLLTAGRAGGPLPARVPPALAELWAERDLYPHAHRGAYTGLAATVDAGIDGLADALYERVLRPDGWVPYPDTAPTLAALRSAGVKVAVVSNIGFDIRPFFAAWGLDALVDAFVLSYEVGRCKPDPAIFWRACGMLGVDAERALMVGDTAADAGAVRAGCAALLLPEAEPGRPNGLGSVLDLALRG, from the coding sequence CTGTTCGACTTCCACGGCACCCTCGCGCAGGTGGAGGAGCCCCACGACTGGGTGCTCGCCGCCGCGCGGGCGTGCGGGGTGGCCCTGGAGCGGGTGCGGGCCACCGCGCTGGCCGACCGGCTGCTCACCGCCGGCCGGGCCGGCGGGCCGCTGCCGGCGCGGGTGCCGCCGGCGCTGGCCGAGCTGTGGGCCGAGCGGGACCTCTACCCGCACGCGCACCGGGGCGCGTACACGGGGTTGGCGGCCACCGTGGACGCCGGGATCGACGGCCTCGCCGACGCGCTCTACGAGCGGGTGCTGCGGCCCGACGGGTGGGTGCCGTACCCGGACACCGCGCCGACCCTCGCGGCGCTGCGGTCGGCGGGGGTGAAGGTGGCGGTGGTGAGCAACATCGGCTTCGACATCCGGCCGTTCTTCGCCGCGTGGGGTCTCGACGCCCTGGTGGACGCGTTCGTCCTGTCCTACGAGGTGGGGCGCTGCAAGCCGGACCCGGCGATCTTCTGGCGGGCCTGCGGGATGCTCGGGGTGGACGCGGAGCGGGCGCTGATGGTGGGCGACACGGCGGCGGACGCCGGGGCGGTGCGGGCCGGCTGCGCGGCGCTGCTGCTGCCCGAGGCCGAGCCGGGCCGGCCCAACGGGCTGGGCTCCGTGCTCGACCTGGCCCTGCGCGGCTGA
- a CDS encoding Lrp/AsnC family transcriptional regulator — MEEIDRAIVAALTADGRLSYTDLAEKVGLSVSAVHQRVRRLEQRGVIRGYAARVSFEAVDLPLSAFVAIRPFDPSQPDDAPERLAHLPEIDSCYSVAGEDFYLLLVRVASPADLERLLQEIRTAANVTTRTTVVLSTPYENRPPKISGEPSTRVRSRAVGEAAGSTAG; from the coding sequence GTGGAGGAGATCGACCGGGCCATCGTCGCGGCGCTGACCGCCGACGGGCGGCTGTCGTACACGGACCTGGCGGAGAAGGTGGGCCTGTCGGTGTCCGCCGTGCACCAGCGGGTCCGCCGGCTGGAGCAGCGCGGGGTGATCCGGGGCTACGCCGCCCGGGTCTCCTTCGAGGCGGTCGACCTGCCGCTGAGCGCGTTCGTGGCGATCCGGCCGTTCGACCCGTCGCAGCCCGACGACGCCCCGGAGCGGCTGGCCCACCTGCCCGAGATCGACTCCTGCTACTCGGTGGCGGGGGAGGACTTCTACCTGCTGCTGGTGCGGGTGGCCTCCCCGGCGGACCTGGAGCGCCTGCTCCAGGAGATCCGCACGGCCGCGAACGTCACCACCCGCACCACCGTGGTCCTGTCCACCCCGTACGAGAACCGGCCGCCGAAGATCAGCGGGGAGCCGTCGACCCGGGTGCGGTCCCGGGCGGTGGGGGAGGCGGCTGGTTCCACCGCAGGATGA
- a CDS encoding golvesin C-terminal-like domain-containing protein, whose amino-acid sequence MATVGWLADVLRAAGVQVVEEGDWRNRMRPGDFDPIGVLWHHTASTSSATNPHPALGICINGRSDLPGPLCQALVDYHGVFHLISAGRANHAGASGGSGPIPAGDGNTLMIGWEIDYNGVSQEMTPAQYEASLRATVAVLTRLGRDASYARGHRETSTTGKIDPSFIDLDVMRADVAARMNGGTAWSAVVDNATSGRFTASANWRVSTYSGQRYGADYRYADPVAASDVAWYRVNVPATGTYRVDAWWPANAGYNSATPYLVATTTGNKTVYVDQRATGGQWRALGTFALPAGDANRVGVSRWTTGAGLVIADAIRVTRVS is encoded by the coding sequence ATGGCCACCGTCGGCTGGCTCGCCGACGTCCTGCGCGCCGCCGGCGTCCAGGTCGTCGAGGAGGGTGACTGGCGCAACCGGATGCGCCCCGGCGACTTCGACCCCATCGGCGTGCTGTGGCACCACACCGCCTCCACCTCCAGCGCCACCAACCCCCACCCCGCCCTGGGCATCTGCATCAACGGCCGCTCCGACCTGCCCGGGCCCCTCTGCCAGGCCCTCGTCGACTACCACGGCGTGTTCCACCTCATCTCCGCCGGCCGCGCCAACCACGCCGGCGCCAGCGGCGGCAGCGGACCCATCCCCGCCGGCGACGGCAACACCCTCATGATCGGCTGGGAGATCGACTACAACGGCGTCAGCCAGGAGATGACCCCCGCCCAGTACGAGGCGTCGCTGCGCGCCACCGTCGCCGTGCTCACCCGCCTCGGCCGGGACGCCAGCTATGCCCGGGGCCACCGCGAAACCAGCACCACCGGCAAGATCGACCCGTCCTTCATCGACCTGGACGTCATGCGCGCCGACGTCGCCGCCCGGATGAACGGCGGCACCGCCTGGAGCGCCGTCGTCGACAACGCCACCTCCGGCCGCTTCACCGCCAGCGCCAACTGGCGCGTCTCCACCTACTCCGGGCAGCGCTACGGCGCCGACTACCGCTACGCCGACCCCGTCGCGGCCAGCGACGTCGCCTGGTACCGGGTCAACGTCCCGGCCACCGGCACCTACCGCGTCGACGCCTGGTGGCCGGCCAACGCCGGATACAACAGCGCCACCCCGTACCTCGTCGCCACCACCACCGGCAACAAGACCGTGTACGTCGACCAGCGCGCCACCGGCGGCCAGTGGCGCGCCCTCGGCACGTTCGCCCTCCCCGCCGGCGACGCCAACCGGGTCGGCGTGAGCCGGTGGACCACCGGCGCCGGCCTCGTCATCGCCGACGCGATCCGCGTCACCCGGGTCTCCTAG